The Parambassis ranga chromosome 1, fParRan2.1, whole genome shotgun sequence genome includes a region encoding these proteins:
- the sp2 gene encoding transcription factor Sp2 isoform X2 yields MATTVAVSPSEYLQPSTASTQDTQPSPLALLAATCSKIGPPAVHAPVTSPPAQPQPRRLLPIKPAPIAPAPPKNLGFLSAKGNVIQLPAGLGATAPGSPIVLTIQQSPARANTSAPANIQYQVVPQIQAPQTIQVMPQGGQIQLIPGTNQAIITTPMTVPAPAAATTPITPQKTVAIKPSLKARKPNSTAPNMVQLPGGLTLPLNVATGEVGGTQIVTETAAAPTASGKGRRGRKKKVVLSAESPLPPPAQAASPPPEQMQTILIEAGDNIIQAGNNLLIVQSPGQPAMVQQVQLVQPKPDSQVVQIPQQALKVVQAASATLPPVPQRQSVSNLQVTPTEASPTEILFKTASGEWQSIQLQDPVSPTTTSVTSLAATTTTTSLPPGSKRVQVGARKERTLAKIAPAGGLLALNTSQLPTAAQAVQTISINGVQVQGVPVTITNAGGQQHLTVQTMQGGGLQLATTRGQPAIQVDQTLTLELPGQPGEKKRRMACTCPNCKDADKRPGEVGKRKHICHVPGCEKTFRKTSLLRAHVRLHTGERPFVCNWVFCGKRFTRSDELQRHARTHTGDKRFECNQCQKRFMRSDHLTKHYKTHINTKNL; encoded by the exons ATGGCTACCACTGTCGCTGTCAGTCCCAGCGAATACCTTCAGCCCTCTACTGCTTCTACACAA GACACCCAGCCCTCTCCTCTGGCCCTACTGGCTGCCACCTGCAGTAAAATCGGCCCTCCTGCTGTCCATGCTCCTGTCACCTCTCCTCCAGCACAGCCACAACCTCGCAGGCTCCTTCCTATAAAACCGGCTCCTATAGCCCCTGCTCCTCCCAAAAACCTGGGTTTCCTTTCAGCGAAGGGCAATGTTATCCAGCTCCCTGCTGGCCTGGGTGCCACAGCGCCTGGCAGCCCCATTGTCCTCACTATCCAGCAGAGCCCTGCCCGCGCTAACACCTCTGCCCCAGCTAACATCCAGTACCAGGTGGTGCCACAAATCCAGGCTCCCCAGACAATTCAGGTGATGCCCCAGGGAGGTCAGATTCAGCTCATACCTGGCACAAACCAGGCCATCATTACCACGCCCATGACTGTGCCCGCCCCGGCTGCCGCCACCACTCCAATAACTCCACAGAAGACCGTGGCCATCAAGCCTTCCCTCAAGGCGCGAAAGCCAAACAGCACAGCCCCAAACATGGTGCAACTGCCTGGCGGGCTTACACTACCCCTTAATGTGGCTACCGGAGAGGTGGGTGGGACGCAAATTGttacagagacagcagctgccCCTACCGCATCTGGAAAGGGCCGACgagggaggaaaaagaaagtGGTTTTGTCAGCTGAGTCCCCACTGCCACCTCCAGCACAGGCTGCCTCTCCCCCACCGGAGCAGATGCAGACCATCTTAATAGAAGCTGGTGACAACATCATTCAG GCTGGGAACAATTTGCTCATTGTCCAGAGTCCTGGGCAGCCAGCTATGGTGCAACAGGTCCAGCTGGTTCAACCCAAGCCAGATTCTCAGGTGGTGCAGATACCACAACAGGCCCTAAAGGTTGTGCAGGCTGCCTCTGCCACGTTGCCACCTGTCCCACAGAGACAGTCGGTCTCAAATCTGCAGGTCACTCCAACAGAAGCATCACCAACAGAG ATCCTCTTTAAAACAGCTTCTGGTGAGTGGCAGTCCATTCAGTTACAAGACCCGGTGTCCCCAACAACGACGTCCGTCACCTCACTTGCTGCTACTACAACCACCACGTCACTGCCACCTGGCAGCAAGAGGGTGCAGGTGGGGGCGCGAAAAGAGCGGACTCTAGCAAAAATTGCCCCTGCTGGCGGACTGCTGgccttaaacacatcccagctACCCACAGCAGCACAAGCAGTGCAGACCATCAGCATCAATGGGGTCCAAGTTCAGGGAGTTCCTGTTACCATCACCAATGCAGGGG GCCAGCAACACCTAACAGTGCAGACAATGCAAGGTGGAGGGCTTCAGCTGGCAACAACGCGGGGTCAGCCTGCCATTCAGGTAGATCAGACGCTCACCTTAGAGCTGCCTGGCCAGCCAGGAGAAAAGAAGCGGCGCATGGCCTGCACCTGCCCCAACTGTAAAGATGCAGACaagag GCCTGGGGAGGTGGGGAAGAGAAAACACATCTGCCATGTCCCAGGCTGCGAAAAGACATTCAGGAAAACATCGTTACTCAGAGCTCATGTTCGTTTGCACACTGGCGAGAGGCCCTTCGTCTGCAACTGGGTTTTCTGTGGGAAACGTTTCACACGAAGTGACGAACTGCAGAGGCACGCCAGGACTCACACAG gAGACAAACGCTTCGAGTGCAACCAATGTCAGAAACGCTTCATGAGAAGTGACCATCTGACGAAGCATTACAAGACTCACATAAACACCAAGAACCTGTGA
- the socs7 gene encoding suppressor of cytokine signaling 7 isoform X2: MNNAQDMSPDFVLMRLVSAAEDDRLDAENGNLPTGGVVAGLGKEVLAHSGVKAGLDISRDPTVGLDHPSSHLNKGQPSGEGTAAPDIGVTESRAPLSAPPPPQSSMEAQGFDFAPNPGLRPQLLVFSNIMRNGEGILELDRRNQPRGALDQSPGSGCSGPAVNNNTLSPRDVQQQQNLLDRTWGAHPQVSVSAEMQGSAELCRRHPLIPTTPEWPLLSERSNHLTVIDSKWGCATRDREGAVFELARRFGELGAGAVPKMLFKAGELPQCSCQGAHGPIGGGMEPGDDPTETSDALLVLEGLGSGDVDGLGMGECPEDETEDENGRHDFLLKRKREIVQKMSGAFSISSFPVELRRQVEEMVPAGSEATAAAHLGAQVCSLHGDVSSSLSQVSSSGNSEVVTHVSAKSPSPTPVQNSPWVTSPNLSQASTPRRRPERCASAPRTPTSRAAEKTLKVPGKSKKGSLKIRLSKLFRTKSCSGSSHLLDKRPSVTYSVSSAGSLVDMATAACAEQDADSPSQPRLTRAHSAFSPASLSAFTGETVSLVDVDISRRGANTPHPPTPPPPPRRSLSLLDAFLRALPHSNPSPADAPPPIRQAPPPMLCALRRSEASNFTASLRELEKCGWYWGPMNWEDAEMKLKGKPDGSFLVRDSSDPRYILSLSFRSQGVTHHTRMEHYRGTFSLWCHPKFEDRCHSVVEFIERAIMHSKNGKFLYFLRSRVPGLPPTPVQLLYPVSRFSNVKSLQHLCRFCIRQIVRIDHIQELPLPRPLISYLSKFYYYDPEEEMYLSIKNIRRVVGVEQEAESQT; encoded by the exons ATGAACAACGCGCAAGATATGTCGCCCGATTTTGTGTTGATGCGCCTGGTTTCCGCGGCCGAGGATGACCGCTTGGACGCAGAAAACGGGAATCTGCCGACGGGAGGAGTGGTGGCAGGGCTGGGGAAGGAGGTCCTGGCTCACAGCGGAGTCAAAGCGGGTCTGGATATAAGCCGAGATCCGACGGTGGGCCTCGACCATCCCAGCAGCCACCTGAACAAAGGCCAGCCGAGCGGCGAGGGCACGGCTGCACCTGACATCGGAGTGACAGAGAGCCGAGCCCCGCTGTCAGCGCCTCCCCCACCGCAGAGCTCCATGGAGGCCCAGGGCTTTGACTTCGCTCCCAACCCCGGCCTACGGCCTCAGCTGCTGGTTTTCTCCAATATAATGCGGAATGGAGAAGGGATTTTAGAATTAGACCGTCGGAATCAGCCGAGGGGTGCTCTGGACCAGAGCCCGGGGTCTGGCTGCTCTGGTCCAGCTGTCAATAACAACACTCTGAGTCCCAGAGacgtccagcagcagcagaacctgCTGGATCGGACATGGGGAGCGCATCCGCAAGTCTCTGTATCTGCGGAGATGCAGGGATCTGCGGAGCTGTGCCGCCGGCATCCACTCATCCCCACCACGCCCGAGTGGCCACTGTTGTCGGAGAGATCCAATCATCTCACTGTGATCGACTCTAAATGGGGCTGTGCCAccagggacagagagggagccGTGTTTGAGCTGGCCCGGCGGTTCGGGGAGCTGGGAGCTGGTGCGGTACCCAAGATGCTATTCAAAGCAGGAGAGCTCCCACAGTGTTCGTGTCAGGGTGCACATGGGCCGATAGGAGGGGGAATGGAGCCCGGCGATGACCCGACAGAGACGAGCGATGCTTTGTTAGTGCTGGAAGGGCTGGGGAGCGGGGATGTGGACGGCCTGGGCATGGGCGAGTGCCCGGAGGATGAGACGGAGGATGAGAACGGACGCCACGATTTTTTACtcaaaagaaaaagggaaataGTTCAGAAAATGTCCGGGGCTTTCTCCATCAGCAGTTTCCCAGTGGAATTaaggaggcaggtggaggagatgGTCCCGGCCGGGAGCGAAGCGACGGCAGCGGCGCACCTGGGAGCGCAGGTGTGCAGCCTCCACGGGGACGTGTCCAGCAGTCTCTCGCAGGTAAGCAGCTCTGGGAATTCAGAGGTTGTCACCCATGTTTCAGCCAAGTCACCGTCGCCTACACCGGTCCAGAACTCACCTTGGGTCACGAGCCCAAACCTGAGCCAGGCGTCAACACCTAGAAGGCGCCCGGAGCGGTGCGCCAGTGCGCCGCGGACTCCAACAAGCCGGGCCGCAGAAAAGACGCTCAAAGTTCCAGGGAAGTCCAAAAAGGGCTCGTTAAAGATCCGACTGAGTAAACTCTTCCGGACTAAAAGCTGCAGCGGATCCAGTCACCTCCTGGACAAAAGACCTTCAGTCACCTACTCAGTGTCTTCTGCCGGGAGTCTGGTGGACATGGCGACCGCAGCATGTGCTGAGCAGGACGCAGACAG CCCCAGCCAGCCCAGACTGACCAGGGCCCACAGTGCCTTCTcccctgcctccctctctgctttcaCTG GTGAGACGGTTTCTCTGGTGGATGTGGACATTTCACGGCGAGGGGCGAACACTCCACATCctcccacacctcctcctcctccacgccGAAGTCTCAGTCTGTTAG ACGCCTTCCTCCGAGCCCTTCCTCATTCGAACCCATCGCCAGCTGATGCCCCACCTCCCATCAGACAGGCTCCACCCCCGATGCTCTGTGCGCTGCGGCGGTCTGAAGCCAGCAACTTCACTGCAAGTCTAAGAGAGCTGGAGAAG TGCGGCTGGTACTGGGGACCCATGAACTGGGAGGACGCAGAAATGAAGCTTAAGGGAAAACCAGATGGATCCTTCCTAGTCCGGGACAGCTCAGACCCTCGATACATCCTGAGCCTGAGCTTCAGATCACAGGGagtcacacatcacacacgGATGGAGCACTACCGAg GGACATTCAGCTTGTGGTGCCACCCGAAGTTCGAGGACCGCTGCCACTCTGTGGTGGAATTCATCGAGCGAGCCATCATGCACTCTAAGAATGGCAAATTCCTCTACTTCCTACGCTCCAGAGTCCCAG GGCTTCCTCCAACACCAGTTCAACTGCTGTATCCTGTGTCTCGCTTCAGCAACGTGAAATCGCTACAACACCTCTGTCGCTTCTGCATCCGACAAATAGTCCGCATTGACCATATCCAAGAGCTTCCACTGCCCAG ACCACTGATCTCCTACTTGAGTAAATTTTATTACTACGACCCTGAGGAGGAGATGTACCTGTCAATCAAGAACATCAGGAGGGTAGTGGGAGTGGAGCAGGAGGCCGAGTCACAGACGTAG
- the socs7 gene encoding suppressor of cytokine signaling 7 isoform X1, which yields MNNAQDMSPDFVLMRLVSAAEDDRLDAENGNLPTGGVVAGLGKEVLAHSGVKAGLDISRDPTVGLDHPSSHLNKGQPSGEGTAAPDIGVTESRAPLSAPPPPQSSMEAQGFDFAPNPGLRPQLLVFSNIMRNGEGILELDRRNQPRGALDQSPGSGCSGPAVNNNTLSPRDVQQQQNLLDRTWGAHPQVSVSAEMQGSAELCRRHPLIPTTPEWPLLSERSNHLTVIDSKWGCATRDREGAVFELARRFGELGAGAVPKMLFKAGELPQCSCQGAHGPIGGGMEPGDDPTETSDALLVLEGLGSGDVDGLGMGECPEDETEDENGRHDFLLKRKREIVQKMSGAFSISSFPVELRRQVEEMVPAGSEATAAAHLGAQVCSLHGDVSSSLSQVSSSGNSEVVTHVSAKSPSPTPVQNSPWVTSPNLSQASTPRRRPERCASAPRTPTSRAAEKTLKVPGKSKKGSLKIRLSKLFRTKSCSGSSHLLDKRPSVTYSVSSAGSLVDMATAACAEQDADSPSQPRLTRAHSAFSPASLSAFTGETVSLVDVDISRRGANTPHPPTPPPPPRRSLSLLDDIAGPQPGPFLVSVMGASLQSLPLPLPPPPLPSHTTIQHSLSLNDAFLRALPHSNPSPADAPPPIRQAPPPMLCALRRSEASNFTASLRELEKCGWYWGPMNWEDAEMKLKGKPDGSFLVRDSSDPRYILSLSFRSQGVTHHTRMEHYRGTFSLWCHPKFEDRCHSVVEFIERAIMHSKNGKFLYFLRSRVPGLPPTPVQLLYPVSRFSNVKSLQHLCRFCIRQIVRIDHIQELPLPRPLISYLSKFYYYDPEEEMYLSIKNIRRVVGVEQEAESQT from the exons ATGAACAACGCGCAAGATATGTCGCCCGATTTTGTGTTGATGCGCCTGGTTTCCGCGGCCGAGGATGACCGCTTGGACGCAGAAAACGGGAATCTGCCGACGGGAGGAGTGGTGGCAGGGCTGGGGAAGGAGGTCCTGGCTCACAGCGGAGTCAAAGCGGGTCTGGATATAAGCCGAGATCCGACGGTGGGCCTCGACCATCCCAGCAGCCACCTGAACAAAGGCCAGCCGAGCGGCGAGGGCACGGCTGCACCTGACATCGGAGTGACAGAGAGCCGAGCCCCGCTGTCAGCGCCTCCCCCACCGCAGAGCTCCATGGAGGCCCAGGGCTTTGACTTCGCTCCCAACCCCGGCCTACGGCCTCAGCTGCTGGTTTTCTCCAATATAATGCGGAATGGAGAAGGGATTTTAGAATTAGACCGTCGGAATCAGCCGAGGGGTGCTCTGGACCAGAGCCCGGGGTCTGGCTGCTCTGGTCCAGCTGTCAATAACAACACTCTGAGTCCCAGAGacgtccagcagcagcagaacctgCTGGATCGGACATGGGGAGCGCATCCGCAAGTCTCTGTATCTGCGGAGATGCAGGGATCTGCGGAGCTGTGCCGCCGGCATCCACTCATCCCCACCACGCCCGAGTGGCCACTGTTGTCGGAGAGATCCAATCATCTCACTGTGATCGACTCTAAATGGGGCTGTGCCAccagggacagagagggagccGTGTTTGAGCTGGCCCGGCGGTTCGGGGAGCTGGGAGCTGGTGCGGTACCCAAGATGCTATTCAAAGCAGGAGAGCTCCCACAGTGTTCGTGTCAGGGTGCACATGGGCCGATAGGAGGGGGAATGGAGCCCGGCGATGACCCGACAGAGACGAGCGATGCTTTGTTAGTGCTGGAAGGGCTGGGGAGCGGGGATGTGGACGGCCTGGGCATGGGCGAGTGCCCGGAGGATGAGACGGAGGATGAGAACGGACGCCACGATTTTTTACtcaaaagaaaaagggaaataGTTCAGAAAATGTCCGGGGCTTTCTCCATCAGCAGTTTCCCAGTGGAATTaaggaggcaggtggaggagatgGTCCCGGCCGGGAGCGAAGCGACGGCAGCGGCGCACCTGGGAGCGCAGGTGTGCAGCCTCCACGGGGACGTGTCCAGCAGTCTCTCGCAGGTAAGCAGCTCTGGGAATTCAGAGGTTGTCACCCATGTTTCAGCCAAGTCACCGTCGCCTACACCGGTCCAGAACTCACCTTGGGTCACGAGCCCAAACCTGAGCCAGGCGTCAACACCTAGAAGGCGCCCGGAGCGGTGCGCCAGTGCGCCGCGGACTCCAACAAGCCGGGCCGCAGAAAAGACGCTCAAAGTTCCAGGGAAGTCCAAAAAGGGCTCGTTAAAGATCCGACTGAGTAAACTCTTCCGGACTAAAAGCTGCAGCGGATCCAGTCACCTCCTGGACAAAAGACCTTCAGTCACCTACTCAGTGTCTTCTGCCGGGAGTCTGGTGGACATGGCGACCGCAGCATGTGCTGAGCAGGACGCAGACAG CCCCAGCCAGCCCAGACTGACCAGGGCCCACAGTGCCTTCTcccctgcctccctctctgctttcaCTG GTGAGACGGTTTCTCTGGTGGATGTGGACATTTCACGGCGAGGGGCGAACACTCCACATCctcccacacctcctcctcctccacgccGAAGTCTCAGTCTGTTAG ATGACATAGCTGGGCCTCAGCCTGGTCCTTTCCTTGTCAGCGTCATGGGTGCCTCCCTGCAGTCCCTCCCcctgcctctccctcctcctcccctacCCTCCCACACCACCATCCAGCACAGTCTCAGCCTCAATG ACGCCTTCCTCCGAGCCCTTCCTCATTCGAACCCATCGCCAGCTGATGCCCCACCTCCCATCAGACAGGCTCCACCCCCGATGCTCTGTGCGCTGCGGCGGTCTGAAGCCAGCAACTTCACTGCAAGTCTAAGAGAGCTGGAGAAG TGCGGCTGGTACTGGGGACCCATGAACTGGGAGGACGCAGAAATGAAGCTTAAGGGAAAACCAGATGGATCCTTCCTAGTCCGGGACAGCTCAGACCCTCGATACATCCTGAGCCTGAGCTTCAGATCACAGGGagtcacacatcacacacgGATGGAGCACTACCGAg GGACATTCAGCTTGTGGTGCCACCCGAAGTTCGAGGACCGCTGCCACTCTGTGGTGGAATTCATCGAGCGAGCCATCATGCACTCTAAGAATGGCAAATTCCTCTACTTCCTACGCTCCAGAGTCCCAG GGCTTCCTCCAACACCAGTTCAACTGCTGTATCCTGTGTCTCGCTTCAGCAACGTGAAATCGCTACAACACCTCTGTCGCTTCTGCATCCGACAAATAGTCCGCATTGACCATATCCAAGAGCTTCCACTGCCCAG ACCACTGATCTCCTACTTGAGTAAATTTTATTACTACGACCCTGAGGAGGAGATGTACCTGTCAATCAAGAACATCAGGAGGGTAGTGGGAGTGGAGCAGGAGGCCGAGTCACAGACGTAG
- the sp2 gene encoding transcription factor Sp2 isoform X1, with protein MSEQQDSMATTVAVSPSEYLQPSTASTQDTQPSPLALLAATCSKIGPPAVHAPVTSPPAQPQPRRLLPIKPAPIAPAPPKNLGFLSAKGNVIQLPAGLGATAPGSPIVLTIQQSPARANTSAPANIQYQVVPQIQAPQTIQVMPQGGQIQLIPGTNQAIITTPMTVPAPAAATTPITPQKTVAIKPSLKARKPNSTAPNMVQLPGGLTLPLNVATGEVGGTQIVTETAAAPTASGKGRRGRKKKVVLSAESPLPPPAQAASPPPEQMQTILIEAGDNIIQAGNNLLIVQSPGQPAMVQQVQLVQPKPDSQVVQIPQQALKVVQAASATLPPVPQRQSVSNLQVTPTEASPTEILFKTASGEWQSIQLQDPVSPTTTSVTSLAATTTTTSLPPGSKRVQVGARKERTLAKIAPAGGLLALNTSQLPTAAQAVQTISINGVQVQGVPVTITNAGGQQHLTVQTMQGGGLQLATTRGQPAIQVDQTLTLELPGQPGEKKRRMACTCPNCKDADKRPGEVGKRKHICHVPGCEKTFRKTSLLRAHVRLHTGERPFVCNWVFCGKRFTRSDELQRHARTHTGDKRFECNQCQKRFMRSDHLTKHYKTHINTKNL; from the exons ATGAGCG AACAACAGGACAGTATGGCTACCACTGTCGCTGTCAGTCCCAGCGAATACCTTCAGCCCTCTACTGCTTCTACACAA GACACCCAGCCCTCTCCTCTGGCCCTACTGGCTGCCACCTGCAGTAAAATCGGCCCTCCTGCTGTCCATGCTCCTGTCACCTCTCCTCCAGCACAGCCACAACCTCGCAGGCTCCTTCCTATAAAACCGGCTCCTATAGCCCCTGCTCCTCCCAAAAACCTGGGTTTCCTTTCAGCGAAGGGCAATGTTATCCAGCTCCCTGCTGGCCTGGGTGCCACAGCGCCTGGCAGCCCCATTGTCCTCACTATCCAGCAGAGCCCTGCCCGCGCTAACACCTCTGCCCCAGCTAACATCCAGTACCAGGTGGTGCCACAAATCCAGGCTCCCCAGACAATTCAGGTGATGCCCCAGGGAGGTCAGATTCAGCTCATACCTGGCACAAACCAGGCCATCATTACCACGCCCATGACTGTGCCCGCCCCGGCTGCCGCCACCACTCCAATAACTCCACAGAAGACCGTGGCCATCAAGCCTTCCCTCAAGGCGCGAAAGCCAAACAGCACAGCCCCAAACATGGTGCAACTGCCTGGCGGGCTTACACTACCCCTTAATGTGGCTACCGGAGAGGTGGGTGGGACGCAAATTGttacagagacagcagctgccCCTACCGCATCTGGAAAGGGCCGACgagggaggaaaaagaaagtGGTTTTGTCAGCTGAGTCCCCACTGCCACCTCCAGCACAGGCTGCCTCTCCCCCACCGGAGCAGATGCAGACCATCTTAATAGAAGCTGGTGACAACATCATTCAG GCTGGGAACAATTTGCTCATTGTCCAGAGTCCTGGGCAGCCAGCTATGGTGCAACAGGTCCAGCTGGTTCAACCCAAGCCAGATTCTCAGGTGGTGCAGATACCACAACAGGCCCTAAAGGTTGTGCAGGCTGCCTCTGCCACGTTGCCACCTGTCCCACAGAGACAGTCGGTCTCAAATCTGCAGGTCACTCCAACAGAAGCATCACCAACAGAG ATCCTCTTTAAAACAGCTTCTGGTGAGTGGCAGTCCATTCAGTTACAAGACCCGGTGTCCCCAACAACGACGTCCGTCACCTCACTTGCTGCTACTACAACCACCACGTCACTGCCACCTGGCAGCAAGAGGGTGCAGGTGGGGGCGCGAAAAGAGCGGACTCTAGCAAAAATTGCCCCTGCTGGCGGACTGCTGgccttaaacacatcccagctACCCACAGCAGCACAAGCAGTGCAGACCATCAGCATCAATGGGGTCCAAGTTCAGGGAGTTCCTGTTACCATCACCAATGCAGGGG GCCAGCAACACCTAACAGTGCAGACAATGCAAGGTGGAGGGCTTCAGCTGGCAACAACGCGGGGTCAGCCTGCCATTCAGGTAGATCAGACGCTCACCTTAGAGCTGCCTGGCCAGCCAGGAGAAAAGAAGCGGCGCATGGCCTGCACCTGCCCCAACTGTAAAGATGCAGACaagag GCCTGGGGAGGTGGGGAAGAGAAAACACATCTGCCATGTCCCAGGCTGCGAAAAGACATTCAGGAAAACATCGTTACTCAGAGCTCATGTTCGTTTGCACACTGGCGAGAGGCCCTTCGTCTGCAACTGGGTTTTCTGTGGGAAACGTTTCACACGAAGTGACGAACTGCAGAGGCACGCCAGGACTCACACAG gAGACAAACGCTTCGAGTGCAACCAATGTCAGAAACGCTTCATGAGAAGTGACCATCTGACGAAGCATTACAAGACTCACATAAACACCAAGAACCTGTGA